The sequence below is a genomic window from Candidatus Aminicenantes bacterium.
CATGTTCAAGGCCTTTCTGGCCAAGAACGAAAAGTTTTACAAAGTCAACATCAACATCGGCAACTGCCACTTCAAGTTGAATCAGTACGACGAGGCCATTGCCGCCTACCAGCGTGTACTGGACGGCATGGTTGCCGAAGGTGTCGCCATGGAAGGCAATGCCACGGCCGCGCAGGTGTATGCCGGCATCGGCGAAGCCTTCATGGTGCGTGATGATTTCGAAAAGGCCAGGGAATACTTCACCAAGGCCATTGAGATTGATCCTTCCGACCGGGCCCTGCCGTACAACGTGGCCGAAATCCTGTTCAACGCCGGCAACGCCGACGAAGCGGTGACATACTATCGCCAGGCCATTGAGATCAGCCCGGACTGGGCCAGGGCTTATCGCCAGTTGGGTTATGCCCTGCTCAATCAGGGCAACCTGGAAGAGGCGGTGGTTGCTTTTAAAACCTATCTGGAAAAAGCCGACAAAGACGATCCCCAGGTGGACGTGATTCGCGACCTGGTTTCT
It includes:
- a CDS encoding tetratricopeptide repeat protein, with product MKRIAMISITILLGTTLALFAQEGRGQGRVTGLVEDSAGNPIPGVKITMESLQYNLTLDAESAENGRWTIHGFGLGEYQFTAEKEGFVRAVSRTQLSGINRNPEQVIVLKSLDDVKGDVVKGKDAKVNFKNANDLYDAGRYEDALAMFKAFLAKNEKFYKVNINIGNCHFKLNQYDEAIAAYQRVLDGMVAEGVAMEGNATAAQVYAGIGEAFMVRDDFEKAREYFTKAIEIDPSDRALPYNVAEILFNAGNADEAVTYYRQAIEISPDWARAYRQLGYALLNQGNLEEAVVAFKTYLEKADKDDPQVDVIRDLVSSLE